From one Bombus affinis isolate iyBomAffi1 chromosome 9, iyBomAffi1.2, whole genome shotgun sequence genomic stretch:
- the LOC126919923 gene encoding uncharacterized protein LOC126919923 isoform X5: MGGYAWVTLATNDAYSLGALVLAHSLHQVGTKHELAVLITPGVTQTMREKLSAIFSLVMEVNVLDSKDEANLALLARPELGVTFTKLHCWRLTQYEKCVFLDADTLVIRNCDELFEREELSAAPDVGWPDCFNSGVFVYRPSQQTFASITAFAAAKGSFDGGDQGLLNMYFSDWAKKDISKHLPFIYNMCSTATYSYLPAFKQFGDDVRIIHFIGITKPWLQYFDTLTGIVQPPMDSSHLQPLLQLWWNIFCEKVHPQLSPIMATSTLAPIWHKFIPMPSESFFPRSPTYMDMQNKIQNDIYLEPPDFSEFQDPWENYYVPNDSVIYKAENNKRQQYYFKINSSSPISILNESSKSVCQSQSSPECNKEFYHNQQCSENMSSSHMRNHHNQVQSNQFRNEIEQQHLFPNSNDTSILNVESNHQQTQDNIEKYISMHNMQYHHSSESHYQSTNNQYISQSTCNDSNRLVSEEIMQHQHIEYKHSSNNSNKSFSEEIKQHQHNETYVDHHCSYCQMFDNLNNKQLVQHYGQGNQTCKSLDVNINHDQAMPNNIAYQNNHSNKQNTERNENINVTDKRTSTLISTSPHPDSKPCTDFHNVATQSDLHIMDDPNSSNAGLAGALAQMTLGEPRSAEQIALEEHMRKQSWEQGQIDYMGRDSFDNIWKKICETLALAPPRLPSPPKETQKPEKATTDKTDESVKSTEAIQSTESVDEVDKETVYQV, encoded by the exons ATGGGTG gaTACGCCTGGGTTACATTAGCTACCAACGATGCTTATTCTTTGGGTGCCTTAGTTTTGGCACACTCTTTGCATCAAGTTGGTACCAAGCACGAACTGGCCGTTTTGATTACTCCTGGAGTAACACAAACCATGAG GGAAAAATTATCAGCAATCTTTTCTCTGGTAATGGAAGTAAATGTACTTGATTCAAAGGATGAAGCTAATTTAGCACTTTTAGCTAGACCAGAATTGGGTGTTACATTTACCAAATTGCATTGCTGGAGATTGACTCAATATGAAAAATGTGTGTTCCTTGATGCAGACACACTT GTCATCAGAAATTGTGATGAATTATTTGAAAGAGAAGAACTGTCTGCTGCTCCTGACGTTGGTTGGCCTGATTGTTTCAATTCTGGTGTATTTGTATACAGACCATCCCAACAAACTTTTGCTTCTATTACTGCATTTGCTGCTGCTAAAGGTTCATTTGATGGCGGAGATCAAGGATTATTAAATATGTACTTTAGTGATTGGGCTAAAAAAGATATTTCTAAACATTTACCGTTTATCTATAATATGTGTTCTACTGCTACATACTCTTATCTTCCTGCATTCAAGCA GTTTGGAGATGATGTTagaataatacattttattggtatTACAAAACCATGGTTACAGTATTTTGACACCTTGACTGGTATTGTTCAACCACCTATGGATTCTTCACACTTGCAACCATTATTGCAATTATGGTGGAACATATTTTGTGAAAAAGTGCATCCTCAATTATCACCTATTATG GCTACCAGCACATTGGCACCAATTTGGCACAAATTTATTCCTATGCCTTCTGAATCCTTTTTTCCAAGAAGTCCCACTTACATGGACATGCAAAACAAAATACAGAATGACATATATTTAGAACCACCAGACTTCTCAGAATTCCAAGATCCATGGGAAAATTATTATGTACCAAATGATTCAGTTATCTATAAAgcagaaaataataaaagacaACAGTATTATTTCAAAATCAATAGTTCTTCACCTATATCTATATTAAATGAAAGTTCAAAATCTGTATGTCAGAGCCAGTCATCACCAGAATGTAACAAGGAATTCTATCATAATCAACAATGTAGTGAAAATATGTCTTCTTCACATATGCGAAATCACCATAATCAAGTACAGTCTAATCAATTCAGAAATGAAATTGAGCAACAACATTTGTTTCCTAATTCCAATGATACATCCATTTTAAATGTAGAATCTAATCATCAGCAAACTCAAgacaatatagaaaaatatatttctatgcATAATATGCAATATCATCATTCTAGTGAATCCCATTATCAATCTACTAACAACCAATATATTTCCCAAAGTACTTGCAATGATAGTAATAGATTAGTATCAGAAGAAATAATGCAACATCAGCATATTGAGTATAAACATTCCTCTAATAATAGTAACAAATCATTTTCAGAAGAAATAAAACAACATCAACATAATGAAACTTATGTTGATCATCATTGTAGTTATTGTCAAATGTttgataatttaaataataaacaacTTGTTCAACATTATGGACAAGGAAACCAAACTTGTAAATCTTTAGATGTCAATATTAATCATGACCAAGCTATGCCAAATAACATAGCTTATCAGAATAATCACTCAAATAAGCAAAATACTGAacgaaatgaaaatataaaCGTTACAGACAAACGGACAAGCACACTAATATCTACTAGTCCTCATCCTGATTCCAAACCTTGTACAGATTTCCACAATGTAGCAACGCAATCTGATTTACACATAATGGATGATCCAAATAGTTCAAAT GCTGGCCTAGCTGGTGCCCTGGCTCAAATGACATTAGGTGAACCCAGAAGCGCTGAACAAATTGCATTAGAAGAACATATGCGAAAACAAAGTTGGGAACAAGGTCAGATAGATTATATGGGTCGCGATAGTTTTGACAATATTTGGAAAAAAATTTGCGAAACACTTGCTCTTGCGCCTCCACGGTTACCGTCCCCTCCTAAA GAAACGCAAAAACCTGAAAAAGCTACAACTGACAAGACTGATGAATCTGTTAAATCCACTGAAGCTATTCAATCTACTGAATCTGTAGATGAAGTGGATAAAGAAACTG tttatcaaGTTTAA
- the LOC126919923 gene encoding microtubule-associated protein futsch isoform X2 — protein MGGYAWVTLATNDAYSLGALVLAHSLHQVGTKHELAVLITPGVTQTMREKLSAIFSLVMEVNVLDSKDEANLALLARPELGVTFTKLHCWRLTQYEKCVFLDADTLVIRNCDELFEREELSAAPDVGWPDCFNSGVFVYRPSQQTFASITAFAAAKGSFDGGDQGLLNMYFSDWAKKDISKHLPFIYNMCSTATYSYLPAFKQFGDDVRIIHFIGITKPWLQYFDTLTGIVQPPMDSSHLQPLLQLWWNIFCEKVHPQLSPIMAGLAGALAQMTLGEPRSAEQIALEEHMRKQSWEQGQIDYMGRDSFDNIWKKICETLALAPPRLPSPPKETQKPEKATTDKTDESVKSTEAIQSTESVDEVDKETAQATTFNTEEQSVVNDVPITNVPKLSGDQESEDNISQKFSTKSGSAIPDIFMDSSTNFSMQTSHKKVAELNTTSSTSSLLKEVPQQTTVSIEPSNLVQSSSIEEQKVITSQKEIKSELENVKILEITVDTQEIKQPDLRDEKHAKEFLTASEILTVSPVPIQVAESVLQVEPKESMSDSQIMPQEILSSTITPVHLTETEDKIHINGLTSSINFTQNKEKLNLDNSTTVMSIDTANKLSQLEEIPQSLLSVEQVETQLTETPILSSENLSIPEKSVQEETIELEQQSKEGEPDRGESKGNIKEIIESTETPSEHEVTESAPSDKTPVRPLRTKELNAPSTSIQKIAQPDPTDQEKIVKKIGRKSTEKSVSEVEPMEATDGDGEKKVAKKVVKKITKKTKTKSEEGLDDIAVDSSSSSKQKKAVKVAKKGIKSSQTPVTDITVPETASSSTSDAPVPPKRKTKPTASKPAIKKSDVEQ, from the exons ATGGGTG gaTACGCCTGGGTTACATTAGCTACCAACGATGCTTATTCTTTGGGTGCCTTAGTTTTGGCACACTCTTTGCATCAAGTTGGTACCAAGCACGAACTGGCCGTTTTGATTACTCCTGGAGTAACACAAACCATGAG GGAAAAATTATCAGCAATCTTTTCTCTGGTAATGGAAGTAAATGTACTTGATTCAAAGGATGAAGCTAATTTAGCACTTTTAGCTAGACCAGAATTGGGTGTTACATTTACCAAATTGCATTGCTGGAGATTGACTCAATATGAAAAATGTGTGTTCCTTGATGCAGACACACTT GTCATCAGAAATTGTGATGAATTATTTGAAAGAGAAGAACTGTCTGCTGCTCCTGACGTTGGTTGGCCTGATTGTTTCAATTCTGGTGTATTTGTATACAGACCATCCCAACAAACTTTTGCTTCTATTACTGCATTTGCTGCTGCTAAAGGTTCATTTGATGGCGGAGATCAAGGATTATTAAATATGTACTTTAGTGATTGGGCTAAAAAAGATATTTCTAAACATTTACCGTTTATCTATAATATGTGTTCTACTGCTACATACTCTTATCTTCCTGCATTCAAGCA GTTTGGAGATGATGTTagaataatacattttattggtatTACAAAACCATGGTTACAGTATTTTGACACCTTGACTGGTATTGTTCAACCACCTATGGATTCTTCACACTTGCAACCATTATTGCAATTATGGTGGAACATATTTTGTGAAAAAGTGCATCCTCAATTATCACCTATTATG GCTGGCCTAGCTGGTGCCCTGGCTCAAATGACATTAGGTGAACCCAGAAGCGCTGAACAAATTGCATTAGAAGAACATATGCGAAAACAAAGTTGGGAACAAGGTCAGATAGATTATATGGGTCGCGATAGTTTTGACAATATTTGGAAAAAAATTTGCGAAACACTTGCTCTTGCGCCTCCACGGTTACCGTCCCCTCCTAAA GAAACGCAAAAACCTGAAAAAGCTACAACTGACAAGACTGATGAATCTGTTAAATCCACTGAAGCTATTCAATCTACTGAATCTGTAGATGAAGTGGATAAAGAAACTG CTCAGGCAACTACCTTTAATACGGAAGAACAATCTGTAGTTAATGATGTTCCTATAACAAATGTACCTAAATTATCGGGAGATCAAGAGAGTGAAGATAATATTTCCCAaaaattttcaacaaaatcaGGAAGTGCAATACCTGATATATTTATGGATTCTTCTACAAATTTTTCAATGCAAACATCTCATAAAAAAGTTGCAGAACTCAATACAACTTCAAGTACAAGTTCATTATTAAAAGAAGTTCCACAACAGACAACTGTATCTATAGAACCATCTAACTTAGTTCAATCTTCTTCAATTGAAGAACAAAAAGTAATTACCTcacaaaaagaaattaaaagcgagttagaaaatgtaaaaattcttGAAATTACAGTAGATACCCAAGAAATAAAACAACCAGACCTTAGAGATGAAAAACATGCAAAAGAATTCCTAACTGCCTCTGAAATTCTAACAGTTAGCCCTGTTCCTATCCAAGTTGCAGAATCTGTATTACAAGTGGAACCAAAAGAATCTATGTCAGATTCTCAGATAATGCCGCAAGAAATTCTTTCCTCTACAATTACACCTGTTCATTTAACGGAAACAGAAGATAAGATACATATAAATGGTTTGACATCTTCAATTAATTTTAcacaaaataaagaaaaattaaatttggaTAATTCCACAACTGTAATGAGTATCGATACTGCCAATAAATTAAGCCAATTAGAAGAAATTCCACAGAGCTTATTGTCAGTAGAGCAAGTTGAAACTCAACTTACTGAAACACCTATATTATCTTCAGAAAATTTAAGTATACCAGAGAAATCAGTGCAGGAAGAAACAATAGAATTAGAACAACAAagtaaagaaggtgaacctgaCAGGGGTGAATCTAAGgggaatataaaagaaataatagaatcaACTGAAACTCCATCAGAGCATGAAGTAACTGAATCAGCACCATCAGACAAAACTCCAGTTAGGCCATTAAGAACAAAAGAATTAAATGCACCTTCAACAAGTATTCAAAAAATTGCACAGCCAGATCCAACAGATCAAGAGAAAATAGTGAAAAAGATTGGAAGAAAATCTACAGAAAAGTCAGTGTCAGAAGTGGAACCTATGGAAGCAACTGATGGTGATGGCGAAAAGAAAGTAGCCAAAAAAGTAGTAAAAAAGATTACaaagaaaacaaaaacaaaatcaGAAGAAGGACTGGATGATATTGCAGTAGACAGTAGTTCTTCAAGTAAACAAAAAAAGGCTGTAAAAGTTGCTAAAAAAGGTATAAAATCGTCACAAACACCTGTTACTGATATCACTGTTCCTGAGACAGCATCATCTAGTACTTCTGATGCACCAGTTCCAcctaaaagaaaaacaaaacccACAGCTTCAAAACCAGCTATTAAAAAATCCGATGTAGAGCAGTAA
- the LOC126919923 gene encoding uncharacterized protein LOC126919923 isoform X4, with product MGGYAWVTLATNDAYSLGALVLAHSLHQVGTKHELAVLITPGVTQTMREKLSAIFSLVMEVNVLDSKDEANLALLARPELGVTFTKLHCWRLTQYEKCVFLDADTLVIRNCDELFEREELSAAPDVGWPDCFNSGVFVYRPSQQTFASITAFAAAKGSFDGGDQGLLNMYFSDWAKKDISKHLPFIYNMCSTATYSYLPAFKQFGDDVRIIHFIGITKPWLQYFDTLTGIVQPPMDSSHLQPLLQLWWNIFCEKVHPQLSPIMATSTLAPIWHKFIPMPSESFFPRSPTYMDMQNKIQNDIYLEPPDFSEFQDPWENYYVPNDSVIYKAENNKRQQYYFKINSSSPISILNESSKSVCQSQSSPECNKEFYHNQQCSENMSSSHMRNHHNQVQSNQFRNEIEQQHLFPNSNDTSILNVESNHQQTQDNIEKYISMHNMQYHHSSESHYQSTNNQYISQSTCNDSNRLVSEEIMQHQHIEYKHSSNNSNKSFSEEIKQHQHNETYVDHHCSYCQMFDNLNNKQLVQHYGQGNQTCKSLDVNINHDQAMPNNIAYQNNHSNKQNTERNENINVTDKRTSTLISTSPHPDSKPCTDFHNVATQSDLHIMDDPNSSNAGLAGALAQMTLGEPRSAEQIALEEHMRKQSWEQGQIDYMGRDSFDNIWKKICETLALAPPRLPSPPKETQKPEKATTDKTDESVKSTEAIQSTESVDEVDKETGTEDSN from the exons ATGGGTG gaTACGCCTGGGTTACATTAGCTACCAACGATGCTTATTCTTTGGGTGCCTTAGTTTTGGCACACTCTTTGCATCAAGTTGGTACCAAGCACGAACTGGCCGTTTTGATTACTCCTGGAGTAACACAAACCATGAG GGAAAAATTATCAGCAATCTTTTCTCTGGTAATGGAAGTAAATGTACTTGATTCAAAGGATGAAGCTAATTTAGCACTTTTAGCTAGACCAGAATTGGGTGTTACATTTACCAAATTGCATTGCTGGAGATTGACTCAATATGAAAAATGTGTGTTCCTTGATGCAGACACACTT GTCATCAGAAATTGTGATGAATTATTTGAAAGAGAAGAACTGTCTGCTGCTCCTGACGTTGGTTGGCCTGATTGTTTCAATTCTGGTGTATTTGTATACAGACCATCCCAACAAACTTTTGCTTCTATTACTGCATTTGCTGCTGCTAAAGGTTCATTTGATGGCGGAGATCAAGGATTATTAAATATGTACTTTAGTGATTGGGCTAAAAAAGATATTTCTAAACATTTACCGTTTATCTATAATATGTGTTCTACTGCTACATACTCTTATCTTCCTGCATTCAAGCA GTTTGGAGATGATGTTagaataatacattttattggtatTACAAAACCATGGTTACAGTATTTTGACACCTTGACTGGTATTGTTCAACCACCTATGGATTCTTCACACTTGCAACCATTATTGCAATTATGGTGGAACATATTTTGTGAAAAAGTGCATCCTCAATTATCACCTATTATG GCTACCAGCACATTGGCACCAATTTGGCACAAATTTATTCCTATGCCTTCTGAATCCTTTTTTCCAAGAAGTCCCACTTACATGGACATGCAAAACAAAATACAGAATGACATATATTTAGAACCACCAGACTTCTCAGAATTCCAAGATCCATGGGAAAATTATTATGTACCAAATGATTCAGTTATCTATAAAgcagaaaataataaaagacaACAGTATTATTTCAAAATCAATAGTTCTTCACCTATATCTATATTAAATGAAAGTTCAAAATCTGTATGTCAGAGCCAGTCATCACCAGAATGTAACAAGGAATTCTATCATAATCAACAATGTAGTGAAAATATGTCTTCTTCACATATGCGAAATCACCATAATCAAGTACAGTCTAATCAATTCAGAAATGAAATTGAGCAACAACATTTGTTTCCTAATTCCAATGATACATCCATTTTAAATGTAGAATCTAATCATCAGCAAACTCAAgacaatatagaaaaatatatttctatgcATAATATGCAATATCATCATTCTAGTGAATCCCATTATCAATCTACTAACAACCAATATATTTCCCAAAGTACTTGCAATGATAGTAATAGATTAGTATCAGAAGAAATAATGCAACATCAGCATATTGAGTATAAACATTCCTCTAATAATAGTAACAAATCATTTTCAGAAGAAATAAAACAACATCAACATAATGAAACTTATGTTGATCATCATTGTAGTTATTGTCAAATGTttgataatttaaataataaacaacTTGTTCAACATTATGGACAAGGAAACCAAACTTGTAAATCTTTAGATGTCAATATTAATCATGACCAAGCTATGCCAAATAACATAGCTTATCAGAATAATCACTCAAATAAGCAAAATACTGAacgaaatgaaaatataaaCGTTACAGACAAACGGACAAGCACACTAATATCTACTAGTCCTCATCCTGATTCCAAACCTTGTACAGATTTCCACAATGTAGCAACGCAATCTGATTTACACATAATGGATGATCCAAATAGTTCAAAT GCTGGCCTAGCTGGTGCCCTGGCTCAAATGACATTAGGTGAACCCAGAAGCGCTGAACAAATTGCATTAGAAGAACATATGCGAAAACAAAGTTGGGAACAAGGTCAGATAGATTATATGGGTCGCGATAGTTTTGACAATATTTGGAAAAAAATTTGCGAAACACTTGCTCTTGCGCCTCCACGGTTACCGTCCCCTCCTAAA GAAACGCAAAAACCTGAAAAAGCTACAACTGACAAGACTGATGAATCTGTTAAATCCACTGAAGCTATTCAATCTACTGAATCTGTAGATGAAGTGGATAAAGAAACTG GAACAGAGGACAGCAACTAA
- the LOC126919923 gene encoding uncharacterized protein LOC126919923 isoform X1, whose protein sequence is MGGYAWVTLATNDAYSLGALVLAHSLHQVGTKHELAVLITPGVTQTMREKLSAIFSLVMEVNVLDSKDEANLALLARPELGVTFTKLHCWRLTQYEKCVFLDADTLVIRNCDELFEREELSAAPDVGWPDCFNSGVFVYRPSQQTFASITAFAAAKGSFDGGDQGLLNMYFSDWAKKDISKHLPFIYNMCSTATYSYLPAFKQFGDDVRIIHFIGITKPWLQYFDTLTGIVQPPMDSSHLQPLLQLWWNIFCEKVHPQLSPIMATSTLAPIWHKFIPMPSESFFPRSPTYMDMQNKIQNDIYLEPPDFSEFQDPWENYYVPNDSVIYKAENNKRQQYYFKINSSSPISILNESSKSVCQSQSSPECNKEFYHNQQCSENMSSSHMRNHHNQVQSNQFRNEIEQQHLFPNSNDTSILNVESNHQQTQDNIEKYISMHNMQYHHSSESHYQSTNNQYISQSTCNDSNRLVSEEIMQHQHIEYKHSSNNSNKSFSEEIKQHQHNETYVDHHCSYCQMFDNLNNKQLVQHYGQGNQTCKSLDVNINHDQAMPNNIAYQNNHSNKQNTERNENINVTDKRTSTLISTSPHPDSKPCTDFHNVATQSDLHIMDDPNSSNAGLAGALAQMTLGEPRSAEQIALEEHMRKQSWEQGQIDYMGRDSFDNIWKKICETLALAPPRLPSPPKETQKPEKATTDKTDESVKSTEAIQSTESVDEVDKETAQATTFNTEEQSVVNDVPITNVPKLSGDQESEDNISQKFSTKSGSAIPDIFMDSSTNFSMQTSHKKVAELNTTSSTSSLLKEVPQQTTVSIEPSNLVQSSSIEEQKVITSQKEIKSELENVKILEITVDTQEIKQPDLRDEKHAKEFLTASEILTVSPVPIQVAESVLQVEPKESMSDSQIMPQEILSSTITPVHLTETEDKIHINGLTSSINFTQNKEKLNLDNSTTVMSIDTANKLSQLEEIPQSLLSVEQVETQLTETPILSSENLSIPEKSVQEETIELEQQSKEGEPDRGESKGNIKEIIESTETPSEHEVTESAPSDKTPVRPLRTKELNAPSTSIQKIAQPDPTDQEKIVKKIGRKSTEKSVSEVEPMEATDGDGEKKVAKKVVKKITKKTKTKSEEGLDDIAVDSSSSSKQKKAVKVAKKGIKSSQTPVTDITVPETASSSTSDAPVPPKRKTKPTASKPAIKKSDVEQ, encoded by the exons ATGGGTG gaTACGCCTGGGTTACATTAGCTACCAACGATGCTTATTCTTTGGGTGCCTTAGTTTTGGCACACTCTTTGCATCAAGTTGGTACCAAGCACGAACTGGCCGTTTTGATTACTCCTGGAGTAACACAAACCATGAG GGAAAAATTATCAGCAATCTTTTCTCTGGTAATGGAAGTAAATGTACTTGATTCAAAGGATGAAGCTAATTTAGCACTTTTAGCTAGACCAGAATTGGGTGTTACATTTACCAAATTGCATTGCTGGAGATTGACTCAATATGAAAAATGTGTGTTCCTTGATGCAGACACACTT GTCATCAGAAATTGTGATGAATTATTTGAAAGAGAAGAACTGTCTGCTGCTCCTGACGTTGGTTGGCCTGATTGTTTCAATTCTGGTGTATTTGTATACAGACCATCCCAACAAACTTTTGCTTCTATTACTGCATTTGCTGCTGCTAAAGGTTCATTTGATGGCGGAGATCAAGGATTATTAAATATGTACTTTAGTGATTGGGCTAAAAAAGATATTTCTAAACATTTACCGTTTATCTATAATATGTGTTCTACTGCTACATACTCTTATCTTCCTGCATTCAAGCA GTTTGGAGATGATGTTagaataatacattttattggtatTACAAAACCATGGTTACAGTATTTTGACACCTTGACTGGTATTGTTCAACCACCTATGGATTCTTCACACTTGCAACCATTATTGCAATTATGGTGGAACATATTTTGTGAAAAAGTGCATCCTCAATTATCACCTATTATG GCTACCAGCACATTGGCACCAATTTGGCACAAATTTATTCCTATGCCTTCTGAATCCTTTTTTCCAAGAAGTCCCACTTACATGGACATGCAAAACAAAATACAGAATGACATATATTTAGAACCACCAGACTTCTCAGAATTCCAAGATCCATGGGAAAATTATTATGTACCAAATGATTCAGTTATCTATAAAgcagaaaataataaaagacaACAGTATTATTTCAAAATCAATAGTTCTTCACCTATATCTATATTAAATGAAAGTTCAAAATCTGTATGTCAGAGCCAGTCATCACCAGAATGTAACAAGGAATTCTATCATAATCAACAATGTAGTGAAAATATGTCTTCTTCACATATGCGAAATCACCATAATCAAGTACAGTCTAATCAATTCAGAAATGAAATTGAGCAACAACATTTGTTTCCTAATTCCAATGATACATCCATTTTAAATGTAGAATCTAATCATCAGCAAACTCAAgacaatatagaaaaatatatttctatgcATAATATGCAATATCATCATTCTAGTGAATCCCATTATCAATCTACTAACAACCAATATATTTCCCAAAGTACTTGCAATGATAGTAATAGATTAGTATCAGAAGAAATAATGCAACATCAGCATATTGAGTATAAACATTCCTCTAATAATAGTAACAAATCATTTTCAGAAGAAATAAAACAACATCAACATAATGAAACTTATGTTGATCATCATTGTAGTTATTGTCAAATGTttgataatttaaataataaacaacTTGTTCAACATTATGGACAAGGAAACCAAACTTGTAAATCTTTAGATGTCAATATTAATCATGACCAAGCTATGCCAAATAACATAGCTTATCAGAATAATCACTCAAATAAGCAAAATACTGAacgaaatgaaaatataaaCGTTACAGACAAACGGACAAGCACACTAATATCTACTAGTCCTCATCCTGATTCCAAACCTTGTACAGATTTCCACAATGTAGCAACGCAATCTGATTTACACATAATGGATGATCCAAATAGTTCAAAT GCTGGCCTAGCTGGTGCCCTGGCTCAAATGACATTAGGTGAACCCAGAAGCGCTGAACAAATTGCATTAGAAGAACATATGCGAAAACAAAGTTGGGAACAAGGTCAGATAGATTATATGGGTCGCGATAGTTTTGACAATATTTGGAAAAAAATTTGCGAAACACTTGCTCTTGCGCCTCCACGGTTACCGTCCCCTCCTAAA GAAACGCAAAAACCTGAAAAAGCTACAACTGACAAGACTGATGAATCTGTTAAATCCACTGAAGCTATTCAATCTACTGAATCTGTAGATGAAGTGGATAAAGAAACTG CTCAGGCAACTACCTTTAATACGGAAGAACAATCTGTAGTTAATGATGTTCCTATAACAAATGTACCTAAATTATCGGGAGATCAAGAGAGTGAAGATAATATTTCCCAaaaattttcaacaaaatcaGGAAGTGCAATACCTGATATATTTATGGATTCTTCTACAAATTTTTCAATGCAAACATCTCATAAAAAAGTTGCAGAACTCAATACAACTTCAAGTACAAGTTCATTATTAAAAGAAGTTCCACAACAGACAACTGTATCTATAGAACCATCTAACTTAGTTCAATCTTCTTCAATTGAAGAACAAAAAGTAATTACCTcacaaaaagaaattaaaagcgagttagaaaatgtaaaaattcttGAAATTACAGTAGATACCCAAGAAATAAAACAACCAGACCTTAGAGATGAAAAACATGCAAAAGAATTCCTAACTGCCTCTGAAATTCTAACAGTTAGCCCTGTTCCTATCCAAGTTGCAGAATCTGTATTACAAGTGGAACCAAAAGAATCTATGTCAGATTCTCAGATAATGCCGCAAGAAATTCTTTCCTCTACAATTACACCTGTTCATTTAACGGAAACAGAAGATAAGATACATATAAATGGTTTGACATCTTCAATTAATTTTAcacaaaataaagaaaaattaaatttggaTAATTCCACAACTGTAATGAGTATCGATACTGCCAATAAATTAAGCCAATTAGAAGAAATTCCACAGAGCTTATTGTCAGTAGAGCAAGTTGAAACTCAACTTACTGAAACACCTATATTATCTTCAGAAAATTTAAGTATACCAGAGAAATCAGTGCAGGAAGAAACAATAGAATTAGAACAACAAagtaaagaaggtgaacctgaCAGGGGTGAATCTAAGgggaatataaaagaaataatagaatcaACTGAAACTCCATCAGAGCATGAAGTAACTGAATCAGCACCATCAGACAAAACTCCAGTTAGGCCATTAAGAACAAAAGAATTAAATGCACCTTCAACAAGTATTCAAAAAATTGCACAGCCAGATCCAACAGATCAAGAGAAAATAGTGAAAAAGATTGGAAGAAAATCTACAGAAAAGTCAGTGTCAGAAGTGGAACCTATGGAAGCAACTGATGGTGATGGCGAAAAGAAAGTAGCCAAAAAAGTAGTAAAAAAGATTACaaagaaaacaaaaacaaaatcaGAAGAAGGACTGGATGATATTGCAGTAGACAGTAGTTCTTCAAGTAAACAAAAAAAGGCTGTAAAAGTTGCTAAAAAAGGTATAAAATCGTCACAAACACCTGTTACTGATATCACTGTTCCTGAGACAGCATCATCTAGTACTTCTGATGCACCAGTTCCAcctaaaagaaaaacaaaacccACAGCTTCAAAACCAGCTATTAAAAAATCCGATGTAGAGCAGTAA